ATCTTCTATTTGGAAGCCCAAATGAATCTCTTATTTGTTACTGATGTTGGCTCATTATGAATTTAAATCCTATTCTAGTAATACcccaacataaaataaaaagttcgtTTTTATTGGAATAGTAAGTATCTCTATTTGCGACTACATTACATTTTAGCCATAGATCTGGACTTAGTGTTTCCAGACCTaatactgaaaaaaacatttttataatataaataattctcCAGTGGCAAAAACTGAATAATACCCTGGATAAAGCCACTGCAGCAGGTCTCATAGCTTTGCGTGGGTGTGGTAATTGCCAGAGGAAACTGCTGAGGGTTTGATCCTGTGTGGTGTCGTTTAGGGTGTGGCACAGCCCAGCCGAAGCCATATATCTAAAGTTAACTGTAGTTAGACATCTCTGGGCATAGCCTTGTGGGTCAGATGTGGTTGGTGGCTAACTGAGTCTCATCGGGACCGCTGGCGCTCTCTCACCAGTGGGTCTTGTTGCATCATGGTCTGGTCCAGATGAGGTTTTAACTGGGTTGAAGTTTGCTTACACATCTTCTGACCACATCTGATACATATGGCTCTGTGAAGTGGTGTTCCTGATGACTAATAGTTATGCTGACCAATGAAACATTTCTCTGGAATAATGCAGGTGTATTagatttttattctgtttttttctcagaatttggGGTAACTatgaaaagttatgaacagtCAATATATTACCTGCAGTCGAGAGCGGTCAGAGTGAAATCAGTTTGGAGAACCTGGAAGAAATTATAATTGGGAGTCAAGTGGACTCACAATAGGGGCCCTTTATGATATGACTGTAGGCATCTAAACTTTTCAAACTCCAAACAATATTGGGAGATCAAGTTTATTTTTGCACGAGACAGTGTCTTATGTTGCAACAGCTGTCCCAGTCAACAACACCGGTGTTATGATGTATAACTGCAGGCACTGGGAAAATTTACATAAACTAGTTGATCTGAATTACAGATAAGATACTAACAGCTCATTAGGAATCCTCACAACCCTACTTCAAAAATGTCCTTTGACAGCCAAATATTTTATCCATATTTTGTACAATTGAACAATATGCCATCAATTCAATTCTATGAGGGTTTGTGAAATAGTGTCAATTCAAAACACAAGTAATATAAAGGCacttcacttttattttaatgtaatccaaacaaatattttcagtcACAACTCAGTGTTTATATGTCCTAGCACCTTAATTTATCCCCTGATCCTCAAGGCCTGTGCCTCCTTTAGttgcttttcttttaattttactgctgCAAGTGAGTGAAATAATTTGCAACAAACACTCTCTACTTTTAGAAAGTTCATTACAAACTATAGTCCAAGAATGCAACACTTTCCTTTAGCTGCTAACCTTCAGCATGTCactatacagtcatattcagtaaatttgaatattattaaaggtaatttatttcagtaacttcattcactaagtgaaacacattatatagatgaattacacacagactgataatTTCATGCCTTTATTTTGTTACCTAcgatgattttccacttactgCTAATGAAACGAAGACATcaaagattagaatattacatcagaccaataaaaaactatttttaaaacaagaactgtgtttaatgaatagtatgtttaatacctgcttaacaATTGCTATTTTCAAAAGCTACCTTTAATTCTGATGaacgagcctcatcagaacgcgtaaacaaatttattgaatgtgactATATTTGCTGTGTGTGTCTTTTGTGGTGTGTTATTAGGTAAATTAGGCATTTGACAACTGTGAAAATGAACCGCTCTCCTTTTACAAAATGAAACCTCCTGCAGAATCAGTCTCAGTATGTGCCGCTCTTTGTCTTGATTGGCTAGGAGTTGGAAGGACAGGAAGTAGACAACAAAAAGactaaaaaacacagaaccaaaTGACTGGTCCAGCATAACTTTTTATAGGAAAGATAAACATGACACTGCATGGAGTTACTGGCAGCAAGGGCTCTGCTGATGCCTTTGTCcaggaaagaaacaaaacaaaacatggaagTGCTGAGTCAGAGTTACCTTCTATGTGGCAGATAAGCAAAGagagtaaacaaaataaatagctAAACAGCAGGTAATGAGACAGTGCTAAACACAGAATCACCCagtgaagtaaatgttttataaaaagaaaaaaatgaggtAGAATACAAATTGAATTGCAACATTAACTATAATGCATGAATGGAGAGTGGCGAGAGTAAAGTGATCTTTAAACCTACCAGCAGCCTAAGTGTATAACAAAATAACTATAGAGAAACTGAGGGTAACTTGacccactctaactataagctttatcaaaaagtaaCATTTCAAGCCTAGTCCTTACAGTAGATAGTCTGCCTCCTTCATGAACAAAAACTTGGATCTGGTTCCTCAGGAGAAAAGACTGAAAGATTAACCTCCCATTCTACAATCATgtcacttagctgcttttttattCTTAGCAAGCTTTTTTCCCTAAAACAGGACAAAATTAAGACACTCGTAAATGTCACATTGCTTCATCGCTTGCACATTAACACACACAgcttgtatttctttttatgtgtcCGTTTCACACCcatctctttttatttcatgtgtgACTTCTATGGTATTTGGGTCCCATCCTTTGTGACTTCTGTCAAATGAAAACCAGATGGAAAACATCTGGTTTCCCCATGTGTTGTTAGGGGAATTTGTGTTTCGGTGcaagtttttttgtgtgtctgtcgcCAATTGCTACTGTAGCACCGCATTGATGTCTACGTGTGACCTTCATGTTTGCATCAATGTCcacctttttattaaaatagcaCCAAAGTAGTCATTTAAGATTATGTGGCGGTGTGATTGGTGCAACTATTTACTTTCAAAAGGCTGTGTCTGGGTAATGTATCCTTAGGGTTTTCCTTTTGAAAACAAGCTGGTTTTTGGTTGTTGGTTGACCGTCTTCCAGGTAGGCATTTAATGGAGGATGACtctcttctgtgtttttgttggtcttgtCTTTAGGTTTGACAGAGGTGCCAAGGAATATTCCTCCAGACACCAAATTCCTGGACTTGCAGAACAACCGTATCACTGAGCTAAAAGAAAATGACTTCAAAGGCCTGACCAACTTATATGTAAGAGACACACACAGTTGGGATCATAATGACCCACTCCCCATTGACTTCTCGAGGTTATGCAGCTCCAGCTTGTATTTGCTTCAGTATTGTGAAACTTCAGCATGATCCTCATCTCCTTTAGGATTTAGAAGTTTAAATCcactctgtttcttttttccgtTTACAGAGAACTTTAACTGTATTAAAACCTGAGCTTGAAACCAAATAAGAGTATGGAGGATTTCCAACAAAATGGCTTTACTCAAGACTGACCCTCATTCAAGAACACTGACAAGAGAAATATTAAGTCTGGCAGTTAAGGAACCTCTTGACATGATGTTATACAGAAACTTCACTATCAGTGTCCATTTACTTTAGCCTTTACATAAAGTAATTATAAGTAGCACAGGTCACAACAGTTGTAGCAAAGGGGAATTAAATACGCTTTTGTGCATTCTGCATATAACTTTGTATTTTTctacattgattttttttcattcatgaTTCTAATGATGGCCATTTACATGTGAAATGAAGAGCTGTTGACTTTTTGTTctcatttgtcatttttttaggCACTCTCTGTGAGGAATAACCTGATTTCCAAAGTCCACCCCAAAACGTTTATCCCTTTAAAGCACATGCAGAAGCTCTACTTTTCAAAGAATCTGCTGACCGCCATCCCCAAAAACCTGCCCGCCTCTTTGGTTGAGCTGAGGATCCATGAGAACAGAATAAAGAAGGTGGCAGCTGGAACCTTCTCGGGGCTGGGCAACATGCACTGCATAGGTTAGAAATGCCAATGAATTCAACAATCCTGGCTACACTTTGTGGAACCCTGCATGTGTAGCACCACAACACATTTGGAAAATTAAAGgaagtacattttatttcatgctTAAAATATTGACTTTATCTTGCAGAAATGGGAGCAAACCCCATCCAGAACAGTGGTTTTGAGCCTGGAGCCTTTAAGGGACTGAAACTATATTATCTGCGTATATCAGAGGCCAAGCTAACTGGAGTGCCTAAAGGTAGGAACTCACATATTTAGATGaaagtgtaaaacatttttcattaagGAATTGTTGGTTATTTAAACGTTCGGTACTGGGTTTCTCTGAAACCACTCCAACCACTCCAAAAACCTAATGTTTAatcttattttgtgtttatagtCTAATTATGGTTCTACTTTGACTTGGAGatgggatttttttattttgctagaGGGAACTTCAACAAGAATGACTCTGAAGTTGGAATTTCCACTTTGGAGGTTGTAAATCTTTGTGCACTCTCCAGTTCAATTTCAAATATGGCTGGTGCACATACTGTACAAAACATAATGAAAGTTGCaggaataaatacatttattagcACTAGAACTGTTTGTCTCCATTAACCATTGACCCGCATAGTACTGAACAACCTCTACTTGTGAACATGCCCTTTGAATGCATGGAAAGATGTTGGTTTCAGCTTAGAATTCTACTAGAATTTAGCACCAAAACAGTCAGAAAATCTCACTGCATTTCAGACTTAAATGTGTGCAACTCGGGTATCATTCCCATATCCAGGGTCCAACATCTGAGACGAAGTTAAACACAACATCATATAGTTTTGACTGCGTTATGTGGAATTGTCTTTAGGGTacaagaaaatgactgaattgTGTTTAGACACTGTCATAAATTAATGGACCTAACTACATGCAAATCTAGTGAGCATATCATTAGTATGGCAGCATTGTTCAAACagcataaaaataattaacagtATTTCACCTTAAAGAACAGGCTCAGACATTTAGTGCTTGGCTTTTAGATCTTCCAGACAGTCTTCATGAGCTTCATCTGGACCACAATCAGATCCAGGCTGTGGAACTGGAGGACCTGAGCCGCTACAGAAACCTCAACAGGTATTCTTCACACTTAAACACCAAACTGCTGCTACTCAACAGTTTTTCATCTACAGCTGCAAACCAGCAATCAGCTGTAATTTGTCCTTTTCACAAGTTACCAAGTTTTCCTCAGGTCTTGATAAAATCACTGGGACATGTTTTAATTAGAACCCAGCCATGTTGAAGTATAAGAGCTTTCTTATATAACTCCTAGGGGGCACAGAGAGACCCTTGACTCTATGTCCACTCTGTTTGCTGAGGGCCATGGGCTTTGAGATGGTTAACCTGAACATGTTAATAAAGCAGACAGTCAGCGACTCGACAGTTCACATACAGCACAGACACAAAACTGAAAGCTCATCAAAAAGAGCTCAGACCCCAGTTTTTTATGATAGGTGCAAACATGGCAATGTATAATTgtaaggtggaaggaaaataatacataattAAGAAATGGTTTACAATTactaatctgaaaagtgtggcatacatttgtacTCATTCCTCTAAACTCTAATACCGCCAAATGAAATCCAATGCAGCCAATTGCCTTCAAAATTCAGTTAGTTAGTAAATAgaatccatctgtgtgtaatataaTCATTGTATAATAAAGATGCTCTGTGAAAGcctctgagtttttttttttttagagaacaacaaacagcatcatggagacaaaggaacacagcagtcAAGTAACGGATAAAGTTGTTCACAGCAAAGAGTGGCTCAAAGCAGGgttagtttataaaacaataacacaaGCTTAACAGAGCTCTAGTCAATGGGGGTGTAACAACACAAAGATTCACAGTTTGGTATTTTTCGGTATGATTCAATCAAGGCGAACAATAACGTATACATatattttactatatttatCAATGGtaagaaaagttttaattttgtgacagaaattttattttatcaatatGCTCACTGTGCATTTCAAAAAATGGCCAGCACAGAACTGACTGAAGATTTGGTTTGATTTAGTTAGTGTTGTTTTTTAGTAGGTTTTAAATAATGCCGATgtctgataataataataaaaaatgtttaaattacttTGGAGTTGTTTACCAGTATACCAGTTGTACTCGAATGCACCATAGAATCAGCACATAGAGCCGAAAAACCTTTCCTGACGACGGACTCCTCTCGACACAATATTTTTGTCTGGTCACGCATTTGTTGCTGTAGACTCCCATGTCATTTGGGGGGTGGCTTAATGCTACAGGGATCTGGTTTTGCATTTATACTTATTTTGGTCTCTACCAGTGATCTTTAAGTTTGGCTGGATGTTTTTTCAGGTGAGTAATTAATCTTGGTGTAGAGTGAACTGTGTACCTTATTACTGTTTAAGAACACTGACATAAAGCTTTGGTTTTGTCCCCCTTCCTTTCTCAATCGTTACTATAGCTGAATGGGAAATCTCAATGTTCCCAAATAGCAGACTTTAGTGATAGCTGGGTATCTCTGAGTTTGTTTTGTTGCCAATACATAGAATTCTGCACTTTAATTTTGCTCAATTATGTTCTGCATGGTTCAGGTTTTACAAAAAAACGCTGTACTTgttctccagtctctcagtcccagaatgTAAGACTATGTTTGTTTCACTCtttactgcttcaactgtgtattttaataattgttgcatggattacacataagatacctatttgaatttttattgatttaactgtgagcagttaatgtatgctgcatggattacatggaaagatcccaccttattttgacaatgtaTGTGCCAAACTGAAAGGATTGTAACCAAAATGTTCAGAACGTTAATGCAATTACAGTTACAGTGACCTGACAGACTGAGAAAAGACagctttaatcagagaagcagccaacaagcccatggtaactttggaggagctgcagagatccacagttctgCAGGGACAATATGTTTACAGGATAACTGTTAGTTATGTTCTTCACAAATCTGGGAAGAATGTTCTATTGTTGAAAAAAGGTTTAGAAGTTCAATCTGAAgtctgccacaagccatgtaggggacacagcaaacatgtaaaagaaggtgctctggttaggTACACTAAAagtgaaactaacaaccttaaCACACAACACCCACCACAAGAAATGGGGACAGTGTGAGTCAAGGTTATCCCAAAGGACAAACAGATGCTTAAGCTCATTGCCTTAAGTTTGTAACAGCAAACAAGATATCTTGTTTCCTTGTCATTTAGCCTCCCCTTCTTTCAGCACTTCCACTACCAACAAACACATAATTTTTTGTACACAGTAATCTGTAATTAACCTACTGAATATGACAAACTTAGAAGGAATGAAGGGAAATATTACACTGAacacaatattttttatatatacatataaatgcaTAGCATTTTTTCCCCAGGATTTAAATATTGATAttcacagatgctttccatccaatctgactaagtttctcaaaaagaaaaatgggcagaATTTTCAGAGACTCTAAATGTGCAGAGGTGGTAGATGCCTGCAGCTGTACTTGCAAAAATGGAGGTTTTACAAAGTAGTAGAAGCTTATTGTTAGCTTTGACATTAACTGCACTGTTTAATCCTCGTTTGTAAGTCCCTTTGGATAAAAAGCATCTGCCAAATGCATacaaacaaacatacaaacTATTACAAAGGCACATCAGACTTttctgacttttatttgtaaaaaaatttgaaaccatATATCATTTTTCATCCACTTTACAAGTAtgctttgcaaagcactgtaactAATTCACAGCAAGTATCATAAAAAAATACCATGGTCATGACTAGGGTCTGCGTTCATTAAAGCCTAAGCCTTCAAATACACAATTGCCTCATATTAGCATTTAAAGAGGAGCACTAATAAAGATAAGGAAGACTAGGGATCACATATTAATTAAATCTAACCCATGATCTACAGCTTCTTTGATAACTGGAATCCTTCCAGTATGAAGGGACTGGTTTCGTTTAGCTACACAAACCATACAACACAACTAACAGTGTGTGACTCTCCTCACAGTATGAAAGCCATTAGTGGTTGATGCAATGTTTATGACTTAGCGCTTCAAGTTGAGACGGAGTTTAGGGATTTTATTATAGGATTAACTAAATAGTTGTGTTTTGTCACGATGTACGAATTGGTAGCGACATTAGATGgtgaaacatacaggtccttctcaaaatattagcatattgtgataaagttaattattttccataatgtcatgatgaaaatttaacattcatatattttagattcattgcacactaactgaaatatttcaggtcttttattgtcttaatacggaggattttggcatacagctcataaaaacccaaaattcctatctcacaaaattaacatatcattaaaagggtctctaaacgagctatgaacctaatcatctgaatcaacaagttaactctaaacacctgcaaaagattcctgaggcctttaaaactcccagcctggttcatcactcaaaaccccaatcatgggtaagactgccgacctgactgctgtccagaaggccactattgacaccctcaagcaagagggtaagacacagaaagaaatttctgaacgaataggctgttcccagagtgctgtatcaaggcacctcagtgggaagtctgtgggaaggaaaaagtgtggcagaaaacgctgcacaacgagaagaggtgaccggaccctgaggaagattgtggagaagggccgattccagaccttgggggacctgcagaagtagtggactgagtctgcagtagaaacatccagagccaccgtgcacaggcgtgtgcaggaaatgggctacaggtgccgcattccccaggtcaagccacttttgaaccagaaacagcggcagaagcgcctgacctgggctacagagaagcagcactggactgttgctcagtggtccaaagtacttttttcggatgaaagcaaattctgcatgtcattcggaaatcaaggttccagagtctggaggaagactggggagaaggaaatgccaaaatgccagaagtccagtgtcaagtacccacagtcagtgatggtctggggtgccgtgtcagctgctggtgttggtccactgtgttttatcaaggccagggtcaatgcagctagctatcaggagattttggagcacttcatgcttccatctgctgaaaagctttatggagatgaagatttcatttttcagcacgacctggcacctgctcacagtgccaaaaccactggtaaatggtttactgaccatggtgtcactgtgctcaattggcctgccaactctcctgacctgaaccccatagagaatctgtgggatattgtgaagagaacgttgagagactcaagacccaacactctggatgagctaaaggccgctatcgaagcatcctgggcctccgtaagacctcagcagtgccacaggctgattgcctccatgccacgccgcattgaagcagtcatttctgcaaaaggattcccgaccaagtattgagtgcataactgtacacgattatttgaaggttgacgttttttgtattaaaaacacttttcttttattggtcggatgaaatatgctaattttgtgagataggaattttgggttttcatgagctgtatgccaaaatcatccatattaagacaataaaatacctgaaatatttcagttagtgtgcaatgaatctaaaatatatgaatgttaaattttcatcatgacattatggaaaataatgaactttatcacaatatgctaatattttgagaaggacctgtactgtaaGCCCTCAACCACAGTAGAAGTTCCAATGTATTGTGCAAAATGCGAAATTATTTTATACGGcaatttattgattattattttcaaGTACAAGTTTAAATAATTTGCCTCAGCTGGTTTTTTGTGTATTCGctcaaatgttttcattaataaCCCTTAGAAACCCTTTTTACTGTTGATATCATAAATATTACAAAATTCAAGAGCTCAAATGTTAATAATAACTCTGCTCCTCTAAAATGTCAAATCTCTACTCAATACTTAAATCATGTGATTGATCGGCTGTTAAATGTCAGAAGGTCCCATGTGAAATATACGAATTCAAATGATCttgcatttctttattttgttttccacaCACATCTATGGTCACTTGAATGGATAGCACTTTATTGCTTTGATAATGGTAATCATAAGGGATTTTGAAGATTGGAATTTGTTAAATGAGTGAGGCCCATTTTCCAAAtgtataacttttttctcttctttcgtTTTCTAGATTGGGTCTTGGCTTTAACCACATCCGTAACATAGAGAATGGTAGCCTGTCATTTCTGCCCATGCTGAAGGAGCTGCATCTGGACAACAACCGGCTCAAACGTGTTCCCCAGGGCCTTCCAAGCATGAAGTACCTACAGGTTAGCCTGAATAACTTTTCATTATTAGCTGACTTTTTAACATTTGGCCTGTTCTACACTACTGTCTTGCCTTTTTTTTAAGGTGGTGTACCTCCATGCCAACAACATCAGTCAGGTGGGTGTGGATGCCTTCTGCCCCCGAGGGTTCGGGATGAAGAGAACGTACTATAATGGCATCAGCCTGTTTGACAACCCTGTGAACTACTGGGAAGTGCAGCCTGCAACATTCCGCTGTGTGAACGACCGTTTTGCCATTCAGTTtggaaattacaaaaaataaaacctgtggAGATGCTTGGCAAAATAAAGAATAAGAGGGAAGTGTTGAGGAAAAGGgaataggagaaaataatttaaataatgttcAAAACTTGAGATGTCATGAAAGGAGTTTATGTCTGAGATTACGGAGTTTATATTTGTTACTTTTATTGTGAAACTGAGTAATGGGGGAGATGGGTAATATCTGATGAAGTAGAAACCAAAGTGAAATACATAATCCCTGAACTTGAAGTAGGTGGAGGGCAGCATTTGTGCAAAACTGCATCtggttttgcatttttaaattgCAGTTTTgaaggtgttttc
This DNA window, taken from Girardinichthys multiradiatus isolate DD_20200921_A chromosome 1, DD_fGirMul_XY1, whole genome shotgun sequence, encodes the following:
- the bgnb gene encoding biglycan b; translated protein: MLQHCSLLLLLCAAQLLSSSSALPFEQRGFWDFALDSLENSDMMTMMRDQGEGSAVEEIPTPDMPMCPFGCHCQLRIVQCSDLGLTEVPRNIPPDTKFLDLQNNRITELKENDFKGLTNLYALSVRNNLISKVHPKTFIPLKHMQKLYFSKNLLTAIPKNLPASLVELRIHENRIKKVAAGTFSGLGNMHCIEMGANPIQNSGFEPGAFKGLKLYYLRISEAKLTGVPKDLPDSLHELHLDHNQIQAVELEDLSRYRNLNRLGLGFNHIRNIENGSLSFLPMLKELHLDNNRLKRVPQGLPSMKYLQVVYLHANNISQVGVDAFCPRGFGMKRTYYNGISLFDNPVNYWEVQPATFRCVNDRFAIQFGNYKK